The following proteins are co-located in the Apium graveolens cultivar Ventura chromosome 5, ASM990537v1, whole genome shotgun sequence genome:
- the LOC141724159 gene encoding uncharacterized protein LOC141724159 — protein sequence MDSVDNGKGVTDVGVTDGSWREKRKRGRPRKYGLNAPIIHSVSPLPIADQSPPAGFSSKFLVFPVKNRTLVPTGSVSAGGSQSKALNGAIPESLASGAVHKLPVRRPEPEYRSNMETVEITGTQAQMQAHRIASTVAELNTSFETAKKKIKELGKQVPDLIQIEKWNDQIASWDEKKKKFEKECNEAKQAALKAYGEKHEAQQAALKAVSEKQDLEKKLEKAIKEADDAKAFAKRAINEAALKFVNERRDLEEKLKRAVKQVEGDIEEKLERAVKQVEDAQASGKKAIYETSNSYKICLDNFVASLGNCEGKSLEDHVNELAKTMHHDYVSRADVVVEVTGHEGDGDKKDDAAMQLRLSQRATKPNPKYVQRE from the exons ATGGACTCGGTAGATAATGGGAAGGGAGTCACGGATGTGGGAGTTACAGATGGCAGCTGGAGGGAAAAAAGAAAGAGAGGCAGACCAAGAAAATATGGACTTAATGCACCGATTATACACTCAGTGTCACCGTTGCCGATTGCTGATCAGTCACCCCCAGCCGGGTTTTCCTCCAAATTTCTTGTCTTCCCTGTTAAAAATCGGACTTTAGTTCCAACAGGATCAGTCTCAGCTGGTGGTTCACAGAGTAAAGCACTGAACGGTGCCATTCCAGAAAGTTTAG CATCAGGTGCGGTGCATAAATTACCGGTCCGCCGTCCTGAACCTGAGTACAGGAGTAACATGGAAACTGTGGAAATTACTGGTACACAGGCTCAAATGCAGGCTCACAGG ATCGCCTCAACTGTTGCTGAGCTGAACACTAGCTTTGAGACTgctaaaaagaaaataaaagagtTGGGGAAGCAAGTACCTGACCTTATTCAGATCGAGAAGTGGAATGATCAGATAGCCAGCTGGGATGAGAAGAAGAAAAAGTTTGAGAAGGAATGTAATGAAGCTAAACAAGCAGCACTTAAAGCTTATGGTGAGAAGCATGAAGCTCAACAAGCAGCACTTAAAGCTGTTAGTGAGAAGCAAGATCTAGAGAAGAAGTTAGAGAAGGCTATCAAAGAGGCAGATGATGCCAAGGCCTTTGCCAAGAGGGCAATAAATGAGGCTGCACTCAAATTTGTTAATGAGAGGCGTGACCTCGAGGAGAAGTTGAAAAGGGCTGTCAAGCAGGTAGAAGGTGATATCGAGGAGAAGTTGGAAAGGGCTGTCAAGCAGGTAGAAGATGCCCAAGCTTCGGGTAAAAAGGCAATATACGAAACTTCAAATAGTTACAAGATTTGCTTGGACAATTTTGTTGCATCCCTAGGCAATTGTGAGGGCAAATCTTTGGAGGACCATGTAAATGAGCTTGCTAAGACAATGCACCATGATTATGTTTCCCGAGCTGATGTGGTAGTTGAAGTGACAGGACATGAAGGTGATGGGGATAAAAAAGATGATGCGGCAATGCAACTTAGATTGTCTCAACGGGCAACTAAGCCAAATCCCAAGTATGTGCAACGTGAATAG